A section of the Pedobacter sp. HDW13 genome encodes:
- a CDS encoding two-component regulator propeller domain-containing protein has product MRKIITLLFLLISLVTVCLGQGIAFHSLTTETGLSHNSVTAIFQDGKGAIWIGTREGLNRYNGNRVQQFREDNYKNVQFVRGYIKAVTGNGIDKVYVLTNEGISVFDDKTGQFKVLVKGAYYQMACIRGILYIMDKKQIFIYDEAKNEKRLYFSLPEISLSLKCFLIDRSGQLWIGTEKGGLLVKDSSNKTVRKVIDNINVTQVYQDSRGEVWIGSWNDGLFRIVNGKTIRYRHSETDKNSISSDFVRCFMEDEAGNMWIGSFRGLDKLERSTGRILSYDDGEENGGLKNSSIWSIIKDRQGTIWVGTYFGGVNYFNPKYEIYDYFKKSIIRDAGLSSSVVAKMTEDNQGNLWICTEGGGLNRYNLKTGKFKWFKSDKHANSISQDNLKAIYFDPKQNALWIGTHLGGLNRMNLTTGKFTCYLAAPQRTDGLPSNVIQDIVPHGDKLILATPLGVGEFDPHTGQYKRLLDTDAFSLLIDREGVLWVGGLGSGAFAYHFNTGEFQHYSSEVNKKNTLSDNFITRIIQDHQGKLWFATSSAGLCLFQPSTDDFKRINLEMYGVSSNYVYDLVESSTGNLLIATNKSFVVYNPKENSFNDYRYDHGFPLGAMNENGLYLSRSGRIFLGGVSGMVSFNEQELIVANKPYSLRLQQITVNNSNTKSGVGNKVLIQGLYYEKEVVLNSDQTTFDIEWVTDNYILENKDNIIYQLHGFSDKWNDARENTPISYTNLSPGSYVLIVKSTRSGGPETRLAIKISPPFYRTTLAYICYILLFAGLMYYIFRFYRSRIRLQESLRYEKLHARELEILNDSKINFFTNVSHEFRTPLTLISVQIEQILSRKGSMPAEFSKKISAIYNCSKQLDELVTELMDFRKQEEGLNRIYPSEVDLTGFISNCFQLFRPLATIKEIDYDLLINVKALKAFIDIRQMRKVMNNLLSNAFKNTPVGGKIVLSLTQQGEHVALAVEDSGPGIPPDEINRIFEPFYQTSESVLGTGIGLSLARGVVELHQGKLLVKSELSIGTTFIVQLPLKVVYPEGTIRLAVSNQFKDSSQSEIKQLQEQDIEIASPEIVLESDQRKKILIVEDNPAIREVLVDVFAEFYEVETADDGQAGWVIAQDIMPDIIVSDVVMPNLSGIDLCKKLKSDYATSHIPLVLLTARASIEYNLEGLLVGADDYIPKPFNARVLLTRCNNLVNNRILLQEKFSKQPAASVQILATTQIDKEFLERATSIIERNIDDPDFNVNIFSREMGIARTNLFSKLKGITGQTPNEFTLTIRLKQAALMLKTDPKISVSEISENLGFTSAKYFSKCFKDCYQITPLHYRKQFFSNTMDND; this is encoded by the coding sequence ATGAGGAAAATTATTACACTTTTATTTTTATTGATTAGCCTGGTAACAGTCTGTTTGGGGCAGGGGATAGCATTTCATTCCCTGACTACAGAAACAGGATTGTCCCACAACTCGGTAACAGCCATTTTCCAGGACGGTAAAGGTGCCATCTGGATCGGTACCAGGGAGGGCTTAAACCGCTATAACGGAAACCGGGTTCAACAGTTTAGGGAAGATAATTACAAAAATGTACAGTTCGTCCGTGGCTATATAAAGGCAGTTACCGGAAATGGTATAGATAAAGTTTATGTACTAACGAATGAAGGTATTTCAGTATTTGATGACAAAACCGGCCAATTCAAAGTTCTGGTTAAGGGAGCTTACTATCAGATGGCATGTATCAGAGGAATACTATACATCATGGATAAAAAGCAGATATTCATCTACGATGAAGCCAAAAACGAGAAACGCTTATATTTCTCACTTCCTGAGATATCACTGTCTTTAAAGTGTTTTCTTATTGATAGATCCGGCCAATTATGGATCGGTACCGAAAAAGGTGGCTTATTGGTAAAAGATAGTAGCAATAAAACAGTTCGTAAGGTAATTGATAATATCAATGTGACTCAGGTATATCAGGATTCCAGGGGAGAAGTCTGGATAGGTAGCTGGAACGATGGACTATTTAGGATTGTGAATGGCAAAACAATAAGATATAGGCATAGTGAAACTGATAAGAATTCTATTTCATCCGATTTCGTTCGGTGTTTTATGGAAGATGAAGCCGGAAATATGTGGATAGGATCTTTTCGTGGCCTTGACAAACTCGAACGCAGTACTGGGCGAATATTAAGTTATGATGATGGGGAAGAAAATGGTGGTTTAAAAAATTCTTCCATATGGAGTATTATCAAGGACCGGCAAGGCACGATCTGGGTTGGCACTTATTTTGGCGGCGTAAATTATTTTAATCCCAAATATGAAATTTACGACTATTTCAAAAAAAGCATTATCAGGGATGCGGGGCTCAGCTCTTCGGTTGTAGCTAAAATGACCGAGGACAACCAGGGAAACCTCTGGATATGTACGGAAGGGGGTGGTTTAAATAGATATAACCTGAAGACGGGTAAATTTAAATGGTTCAAAAGTGATAAACATGCAAATAGTATCTCTCAGGATAATTTAAAGGCAATTTATTTTGATCCCAAACAGAATGCATTATGGATTGGAACGCATTTGGGAGGGCTAAACAGGATGAACCTCACCACGGGGAAGTTTACATGCTACCTTGCAGCCCCCCAAAGAACGGATGGATTGCCATCTAACGTAATCCAGGATATAGTTCCACATGGTGATAAACTAATCCTGGCAACTCCGCTTGGGGTTGGTGAGTTTGATCCCCATACCGGTCAATACAAAAGGTTACTGGATACGGATGCATTCAGTTTACTGATTGATCGCGAAGGAGTTTTATGGGTGGGAGGACTTGGCTCGGGCGCATTTGCTTATCATTTTAACACAGGCGAGTTTCAGCATTATAGTAGCGAAGTAAATAAAAAAAATACCTTGTCTGATAATTTTATAACCCGTATTATCCAGGATCATCAGGGGAAATTGTGGTTTGCTACATCTTCAGCAGGACTCTGTTTGTTTCAACCCTCCACAGACGATTTTAAAAGGATAAACCTTGAAATGTACGGTGTCAGTAGTAATTATGTATATGATCTAGTGGAATCTTCAACCGGGAATTTGCTGATTGCTACAAATAAAAGTTTTGTGGTCTATAATCCAAAAGAAAATTCCTTCAATGACTACCGTTATGACCATGGCTTTCCTTTGGGAGCGATGAATGAAAACGGACTTTATCTTTCCCGTTCGGGAAGAATATTTTTAGGTGGAGTGAGTGGAATGGTTTCTTTTAATGAACAGGAGTTAATTGTGGCAAATAAACCTTATTCATTAAGGCTTCAACAAATTACGGTCAATAACAGTAACACAAAATCAGGAGTTGGAAACAAGGTTTTGATCCAGGGGCTTTATTATGAAAAGGAGGTTGTGCTTAATAGTGACCAGACAACTTTTGATATTGAATGGGTCACGGATAACTATATCCTGGAAAATAAAGATAACATTATATATCAGTTGCATGGTTTTTCCGACAAGTGGAACGATGCAAGAGAAAATACCCCGATAAGTTATACCAACCTTTCACCGGGCAGTTATGTTCTAATTGTTAAATCTACCCGCTCAGGTGGTCCTGAAACACGGCTTGCTATAAAAATATCACCACCGTTTTATCGAACGACGCTGGCTTACATCTGCTACATATTACTCTTTGCAGGCTTGATGTATTATATCTTTAGATTTTACAGGTCGAGGATCAGGTTGCAGGAATCGCTGCGTTACGAAAAGCTGCATGCGAGGGAGCTGGAAATCCTCAATGATTCCAAAATCAATTTTTTTACCAATGTTTCCCATGAGTTCAGGACTCCGTTGACTTTAATATCCGTCCAGATTGAGCAAATACTCTCCAGAAAGGGCTCAATGCCTGCTGAGTTTTCAAAGAAAATTTCAGCTATATATAATTGCAGCAAGCAACTGGATGAACTCGTTACTGAGCTGATGGATTTTAGGAAACAGGAAGAAGGCCTTAATAGAATTTATCCTTCAGAAGTGGATTTGACAGGATTTATATCCAACTGCTTTCAGCTTTTTCGCCCTTTGGCTACAATAAAGGAGATCGATTATGATTTGTTAATAAACGTCAAAGCGCTAAAGGCCTTTATCGATATCCGGCAAATGCGAAAGGTGATGAACAATCTATTGTCAAATGCCTTTAAAAATACACCTGTGGGAGGGAAAATCGTGTTATCACTAACCCAGCAAGGAGAACATGTTGCTTTGGCTGTGGAAGATTCAGGTCCCGGAATACCTCCTGACGAAATTAACAGAATCTTTGAGCCTTTCTACCAGACTAGCGAAAGCGTGTTGGGAACTGGAATCGGTTTGTCTCTCGCAAGAGGAGTAGTAGAACTTCATCAAGGGAAGTTATTGGTCAAAAGCGAGTTAAGCATAGGGACTACCTTTATAGTGCAACTTCCATTAAAGGTCGTATACCCGGAAGGTACAATCCGCTTAGCAGTTAGCAATCAATTTAAGGATAGTAGCCAAAGTGAGATCAAGCAGTTGCAGGAACAGGATATTGAGATTGCATCGCCTGAAATAGTCCTGGAATCAGATCAGCGAAAAAAAATTCTAATAGTGGAAGATAATCCGGCTATTAGGGAAGTGTTGGTCGATGTATTCGCAGAATTTTATGAGGTGGAAACTGCCGATGACGGACAAGCAGGATGGGTTATTGCTCAGGATATTATGCCTGATATAATCGTTAGTGATGTAGTGATGCCGAATCTTTCCGGGATTGACCTGTGCAAAAAGTTGAAAAGTGATTACGCCACCTCTCATATCCCCCTTGTGCTACTAACAGCCCGTGCATCTATCGAGTATAATCTTGAGGGCTTATTGGTCGGGGCTGACGACTACATCCCAAAACCCTTTAATGCCAGGGTTTTGCTAACACGCTGTAACAACCTGGTTAATAATCGTATTCTTCTTCAGGAGAAATTCAGTAAACAGCCTGCTGCATCGGTGCAGATCTTAGCGACCACACAGATTGATAAAGAGTTTCTGGAACGGGCGACTTCGATTATAGAACGCAATATAGATGACCCTGATTTTAATGTTAACATATTCTCGCGAGAAATGGGGATAGCCCGTACCAACCTTTTTTCAAAACTAAAAGGGATTACAGGTCAAACCCCCAACGAGTTCACGCTAACCATACGGCTAAAACAAGCAGCACTAATGTTGAAGACAGATCCTAAAATATCTGTTTCTGAAATTTCTGAAAATCTAGGGTTTACCTCAGCAAAGTATTTCAGTAAATGTTTTAAGGATTGTTATCAGATTACACCATTGCATTATCGAAAGCAATTTTTTTCTAACACAATGGATAATGATTGA
- a CDS encoding metallophosphoesterase, whose protein sequence is METFVNVDPNTPELSFVMLNDLHDRPESIPHLLNLVPEQKKHFVFFNGDIFDHQADEKQLIDNMLLPCVNCFAKNTPFVYVRGNHETRGKFAREFPEYFMQVNYSAFSLGPVRFVILDTGEDKEDTHPVYAGIVNFDEYRLHQAAWLKNEIESKAFKKASFRIVLMHIPPRFSGEAHGPKHCTMLFDPLLNRGRVDLVLSGHTHRYKVHQPDLNANHYPLIIGGGPANGKRTITAIKVTKQELAVTMLDDAGREVGSYKASRK, encoded by the coding sequence ATGGAAACATTTGTGAATGTAGATCCGAATACTCCAGAGCTATCCTTTGTAATGTTGAATGATTTGCACGATAGACCGGAATCTATTCCGCACCTGCTCAACCTGGTACCTGAACAAAAAAAACATTTCGTTTTTTTTAATGGCGATATTTTCGATCACCAGGCTGATGAAAAACAACTTATCGACAATATGTTACTGCCATGTGTTAACTGCTTTGCGAAAAATACACCATTTGTTTATGTTCGTGGCAATCACGAAACCCGCGGAAAGTTCGCGCGTGAGTTTCCGGAATATTTTATGCAGGTAAATTATTCAGCATTTTCACTAGGACCTGTTCGATTTGTTATTCTGGACACGGGCGAAGATAAAGAAGATACTCACCCTGTTTATGCGGGTATCGTTAATTTTGACGAATATAGGCTTCATCAGGCCGCCTGGTTAAAAAATGAAATTGAGTCCAAGGCTTTTAAGAAAGCATCATTTAGAATAGTTCTGATGCATATCCCTCCGCGCTTTTCTGGCGAAGCGCATGGTCCAAAACATTGCACAATGCTTTTTGATCCATTGTTGAACCGTGGCCGGGTTGATCTGGTATTAAGTGGTCACACCCATAGATACAAAGTGCATCAGCCAGACCTAAATGCAAATCACTATCCGTTAATTATCGGAGGTGGGCCGGCTAATGGAAAAAGAACAATAACTGCTATCAAGGTGACTAAACAGGAATTAGCAGTCACGATGTTGGATGATGCTGGAAGAGAGGTCGGTAGCTACAAAGCGTCCCGGAAATAA
- a CDS encoding alpha-L-fucosidase, with product MKRNLIYKCLACLPLLGTVNLAVAQNKEADKVKMEHAQIGIVEDAKSGYKHTTHPGAQWFPEAGLGMFIHWSISSIKQIDLSWPMMAGTQIGWRSPKMDSASVKKIMDSGNYFAGNGCEKTNSCITPLEYWALAKNFNPQNYDPEKWIKAAKAAGMTYAVLTARHHDGFALWPSAYGNFNTKNYMGGRDLIKDYVAACRKYGLKVGIYYSGPDWHQNGDFQNFMYYGVGRDYPNIPVLDENLRPRITVKTEAEKQAHYNEMAAYVKGQVTELLSNYGQIDMIWFDGAADIPRGNKAWDKCITMAEIHRLQPGIVVSPRFFGYGDYKTFEQDKALPKTKQDGWAELCTTITDGGWGYTGKPLKPVALVLNNLIKCRANNANMLLNYGPTKEGVLTPEMYTSLAEIAGWMKVNGSAIKGAQALDASESASVPATAAAKRRYLFLLAHKKGEKPIDEQVTFSTKGSIKNVSLSGNKATLKYSVANGQLTVQVPAALRTALPNVIELELK from the coding sequence ATGAAAAGAAATTTAATATATAAGTGCCTGGCATGTTTGCCATTGCTTGGCACTGTTAACCTTGCGGTTGCACAAAATAAAGAAGCCGATAAAGTAAAAATGGAGCACGCCCAGATTGGCATTGTTGAAGATGCAAAATCGGGCTACAAGCATACCACCCACCCCGGAGCACAGTGGTTTCCGGAGGCTGGTTTAGGTATGTTTATCCATTGGAGCATTTCATCGATTAAACAAATAGATCTCTCGTGGCCCATGATGGCCGGCACCCAGATTGGCTGGCGTTCGCCCAAGATGGATTCGGCATCGGTTAAAAAGATTATGGATTCGGGCAATTATTTTGCCGGAAATGGCTGCGAAAAAACAAACAGCTGTATTACTCCGCTTGAGTATTGGGCACTGGCCAAAAACTTTAATCCTCAAAACTACGACCCCGAAAAATGGATTAAAGCAGCCAAAGCAGCCGGTATGACTTATGCGGTGCTTACAGCAAGACATCATGATGGTTTTGCCCTGTGGCCAAGCGCTTATGGTAATTTCAATACCAAAAACTACATGGGTGGCCGCGATCTGATAAAAGATTATGTGGCCGCCTGCAGAAAATATGGGTTAAAGGTTGGGATTTATTACTCAGGACCAGACTGGCACCAAAATGGCGATTTCCAAAATTTTATGTACTATGGGGTAGGTAGGGATTACCCAAATATCCCGGTGCTGGATGAAAATTTAAGGCCTCGGATTACCGTAAAAACCGAAGCTGAAAAGCAGGCCCATTACAATGAAATGGCTGCTTATGTAAAAGGGCAGGTTACTGAGCTATTAAGCAATTACGGGCAGATTGATATGATCTGGTTCGATGGAGCAGCCGATATTCCGCGTGGAAATAAAGCCTGGGATAAATGCATAACCATGGCCGAAATCCATAGATTGCAACCTGGCATTGTGGTAAGTCCAAGGTTTTTCGGTTATGGCGATTACAAAACCTTTGAGCAGGATAAAGCATTGCCCAAAACCAAGCAAGATGGCTGGGCCGAACTTTGTACCACCATTACCGATGGAGGCTGGGGCTATACAGGAAAGCCTTTAAAACCCGTTGCGCTGGTGCTCAACAATCTGATCAAGTGCAGGGCCAATAACGCCAATATGCTGTTAAATTACGGGCCAACTAAAGAAGGGGTTCTTACTCCTGAAATGTACACCAGTCTGGCTGAAATTGCCGGTTGGATGAAAGTAAATGGCAGTGCCATAAAAGGTGCACAGGCACTCGATGCCAGCGAATCGGCATCGGTACCGGCCACAGCAGCAGCCAAGCGCCGCTACCTGTTTTTACTGGCTCATAAAAAGGGTGAAAAACCGATCGATGAGCAGGTGACTTTTAGCACAAAGGGAAGTATTAAAAATGTAAGTCTATCAGGCAATAAAGCTACCCTTAAATACAGCGTAGCAAACGGGCAACTTACTGTACAGGTACCGGCAGCATTAAGAACCGCACTGCCCAATGTTATTGAGCTGGAACTGAAGTAA
- a CDS encoding sulfatase, protein MSNKKYPPYILFFLSLLVAFPAMAQKGTKAKTSPNLLIIMADQWRGQALGFEGREPVMTPYLDQYAKESLVLSQMVSNYPVCSPARAMLMTGQYPLKNHVYSNVNSSSAPFGIELQKDAVCWSDVLKQNGYSNGYIGKWHLDSPYPPYIPTSNNTGKVAWNEWTAPERRHGFDYWYAYGTYDEHNKPMYWDTGDKRDDFKYVNQWGPEHEADKALAYFRNESGKIRKNGAPFSLVVSMNPPHSNYRTVPEKYYNLYKDVPLTDLVKDPNIPAAGTAFGDQYRKDVRYYYANITGVDEQIGRILQGLKDEHLEENTIVVIMADHGNCLGKHDEESKNNIFEESLRIPFIVNWKGHIQPRKDDTFLGSVPDIYPTLLDLMGLKNKTPKDVDGKSYAQYYLNGKGEKPAEQYILGAIGSSNVNINTGFRGIRTKDYKLAFVKKKGKGVYELYDLKVDPFELNNIYQPGLPVVTKLQSVLLQWLEKTKDAFVIGK, encoded by the coding sequence ATGAGCAATAAAAAATATCCTCCGTATATTCTGTTTTTTCTATCCCTGTTAGTTGCGTTCCCGGCCATGGCACAAAAGGGTACGAAAGCTAAAACTAGCCCAAATTTGTTAATTATCATGGCCGATCAGTGGAGAGGGCAGGCACTGGGTTTCGAAGGCCGCGAGCCGGTAATGACGCCCTATTTAGATCAGTATGCCAAAGAGAGTTTGGTGCTGAGCCAGATGGTGAGTAATTACCCCGTTTGTTCGCCAGCCAGGGCCATGCTCATGACCGGACAATACCCACTCAAAAACCATGTTTACAGCAATGTAAACTCCAGTTCGGCCCCTTTCGGCATCGAGCTTCAAAAAGATGCCGTATGCTGGTCGGATGTATTGAAACAGAACGGCTATTCGAACGGTTACATCGGTAAATGGCACCTCGATTCGCCTTACCCACCTTACATTCCTACTTCAAACAACACAGGTAAAGTAGCCTGGAACGAGTGGACTGCACCAGAGCGCAGGCATGGTTTCGATTATTGGTATGCTTATGGTACTTACGATGAACACAACAAACCCATGTACTGGGATACGGGCGATAAACGCGATGATTTTAAGTACGTAAACCAATGGGGACCAGAGCACGAAGCCGATAAAGCATTGGCTTACTTTAGAAACGAAAGCGGAAAAATCCGTAAAAATGGTGCGCCTTTCTCATTGGTGGTTTCCATGAACCCGCCACACTCTAATTACCGCACCGTACCCGAAAAATACTATAACCTGTACAAAGATGTTCCTTTGACCGATTTGGTAAAAGATCCCAATATCCCGGCAGCAGGTACGGCATTTGGCGATCAGTACCGTAAAGATGTGCGTTATTATTATGCCAATATTACTGGCGTAGATGAGCAGATTGGCCGTATTTTACAAGGCTTAAAAGATGAGCACTTGGAGGAGAATACCATTGTGGTCATTATGGCCGATCATGGTAACTGTTTAGGTAAACATGACGAAGAATCCAAAAACAACATCTTTGAAGAGTCGCTGCGGATTCCTTTCATTGTAAACTGGAAAGGTCATATCCAGCCCCGTAAAGATGATACCTTTTTAGGCAGTGTGCCTGATATTTATCCAACCCTTTTAGATTTGATGGGATTAAAAAATAAAACACCAAAAGATGTAGATGGTAAGAGTTACGCCCAGTATTACCTGAATGGTAAAGGTGAAAAACCAGCCGAACAGTACATTTTAGGAGCCATTGGCAGCAGTAATGTAAACATCAACACCGGTTTCAGGGGCATTCGTACCAAAGACTATAAGCTGGCTTTTGTGAAGAAAAAGGGCAAAGGCGTATATGAGCTTTACGATTTAAAAGTAGATCCTTTCGAACTTAATAACATCTACCAGCCGGGTTTACCCGTTGTAACAAAGCTGCAGTCAGTTTTGCTGCAGTGGCTGGAAAAAACAAAAGATGCCTTTGTTATCGGGAAATAA
- a CDS encoding glycoside hydrolase family 3 N-terminal domain-containing protein → MKSYCIAFFAIVCSLNAFSQKPAIPLYKRPELSPRERVKDLLPRLSLKEKLSQMQHIQSGQYEVDQRPNLQKLFNFSKGISYGCLEGFPYSSDQYTKLIYHTQKYMREESRFGIPVIPVMEGLHGAVQDGSTIYPQSIAIASTFNTQLTYQMAGFIGAEAKAMGVKQVLAPDLDLARELRWGRVEETYGEDPFLVSQMGIAYIQGLNLHKIISTPKHFIGHGSPLGGLNLASVEGGKRQLFSLYMQPFEAVIKALSPLSIMNCYSAYDGEPVTGSAYFLTDLLRKRLKFQGYVYSDWGSIEMLSSFHKTAVNQTDAAMQAIKAGLDLEASGEDYAKLESLVKNKQFAAKYIDAAAAHVLYTKFASGLFEDQPVDTLNYKKSIHTPQSVQLSRQIANESAVLLKNANGILPLDASKLKSIAVIGPNADQVQFGDYSWTRNNKDGITPLQGIRAFVKNSVEINYAKGCDLTSRDKGGFNEAVLAASKSDLAIVFVGSQSASLSREYLNSTSGEGFDLSDLNIPGVQEDLVKAVKATGKPVVTVIVSGRPFAIGWFKEYVEGIIMQWYAGEQQGNAIADILFGKVNPSGKLAVSFPQSAGHLPAYYNYLPSDKGYYKRSGTVDKPGRDYVFSSPDALYPFGFGLSYTNFKYENLKVNKLNFKDADTIVVSADVINVGKCDGQEVPQLYIRDVVSSVSTPVKQLKAFEKIHLKAGEQRTVNFKVPVIDLALYNTDYIKVVEPGEFKLMVGSSSQDIKLQQSVFVNPANMVRQENITHSGGQRNGEINPEGRKISVSGVIRDVQSTVVAEAIIKVKNQLTSVLSDKDGKYVIEAKIGDTLIFSARNFKTKEVLVNGEKNVNVTLVPGG, encoded by the coding sequence ATGAAAAGTTATTGTATAGCCTTCTTTGCTATTGTTTGTTCGCTTAATGCGTTTTCCCAGAAGCCAGCTATCCCTCTATACAAGAGGCCAGAGTTGTCTCCCCGAGAGCGGGTAAAAGACTTGCTTCCCAGACTATCGCTGAAAGAGAAATTATCGCAGATGCAACACATACAATCCGGCCAGTATGAGGTGGACCAGAGGCCAAATTTACAAAAGCTATTTAACTTTAGTAAGGGGATCAGTTATGGTTGTTTGGAGGGCTTCCCATATTCCTCAGATCAATATACCAAACTCATTTATCATACCCAAAAATATATGAGGGAAGAGAGCAGGTTTGGTATCCCGGTTATTCCGGTGATGGAAGGACTTCATGGAGCAGTTCAGGATGGAAGTACTATTTACCCGCAATCCATTGCTATAGCCAGTACGTTTAATACACAACTAACCTACCAGATGGCAGGATTTATAGGTGCTGAGGCCAAGGCAATGGGGGTAAAACAGGTTTTAGCTCCTGACCTGGATCTTGCCAGAGAACTTCGCTGGGGAAGGGTTGAAGAGACTTACGGAGAGGACCCATTTTTAGTCTCACAAATGGGAATCGCATACATTCAGGGCTTAAATCTGCACAAAATCATAAGTACCCCAAAACATTTTATAGGGCACGGGAGCCCGCTTGGAGGGCTTAACCTGGCATCTGTTGAAGGAGGGAAAAGACAACTTTTTAGTCTCTATATGCAGCCTTTCGAGGCGGTAATCAAAGCACTTAGTCCTTTATCTATTATGAACTGCTATAGTGCCTATGATGGTGAACCGGTTACCGGATCAGCCTATTTCCTAACCGATCTGCTCAGGAAGCGACTAAAATTTCAAGGCTATGTCTACTCTGACTGGGGATCCATAGAAATGCTTTCCAGTTTTCATAAAACCGCAGTAAACCAGACAGATGCAGCTATGCAAGCTATCAAAGCCGGTCTCGATCTGGAAGCTTCAGGGGAAGACTACGCCAAATTGGAAAGTTTGGTCAAAAATAAGCAGTTTGCTGCCAAATATATCGACGCTGCAGCGGCTCATGTGCTTTATACTAAATTTGCCTCAGGCCTTTTCGAAGATCAACCTGTGGATACATTGAACTACAAAAAATCAATCCACACGCCCCAATCGGTACAGTTATCCAGGCAGATTGCCAATGAGAGTGCCGTTCTGTTAAAGAATGCCAACGGAATCCTTCCCTTGGATGCCAGCAAGCTAAAATCTATTGCGGTCATTGGTCCCAATGCGGATCAGGTTCAGTTTGGCGACTATTCCTGGACGAGGAACAATAAGGATGGTATCACACCCCTGCAAGGTATTAGAGCGTTTGTAAAAAATAGCGTCGAAATAAATTATGCCAAAGGCTGTGATCTCACTTCAAGAGATAAAGGTGGTTTTAATGAAGCCGTTTTGGCTGCCAGTAAGAGCGATCTGGCTATAGTGTTTGTTGGTTCGCAAAGTGCATCACTTTCCCGGGAATACCTTAACTCTACCAGTGGAGAAGGGTTTGACCTTTCTGACCTCAACATTCCGGGAGTGCAGGAGGACCTTGTAAAGGCTGTAAAGGCAACTGGTAAACCAGTCGTTACAGTCATTGTATCCGGAAGGCCGTTTGCGATTGGCTGGTTTAAAGAGTACGTCGAGGGGATAATTATGCAGTGGTATGCGGGCGAACAACAGGGGAATGCAATCGCTGACATACTTTTCGGCAAGGTTAATCCCTCTGGTAAACTGGCAGTGTCTTTTCCCCAAAGCGCGGGACATCTTCCCGCATATTACAATTACCTGCCCTCGGACAAAGGCTACTATAAAAGGAGTGGCACTGTGGATAAACCGGGAAGAGATTATGTATTTTCTTCTCCCGATGCATTGTATCCATTTGGATTTGGATTAAGTTACACGAACTTTAAATATGAAAATCTCAAAGTAAACAAGTTAAATTTTAAGGACGCTGATACTATTGTAGTATCGGCGGATGTAATTAATGTTGGTAAATGCGATGGTCAGGAAGTACCTCAGTTATATATCAGAGATGTGGTAAGTTCAGTATCCACACCCGTGAAACAACTAAAAGCGTTTGAAAAAATTCATCTTAAAGCTGGAGAACAAAGAACTGTTAATTTTAAAGTTCCGGTTATTGACCTGGCCTTGTACAATACAGACTACATCAAGGTTGTTGAGCCAGGGGAATTTAAATTAATGGTTGGTTCATCCTCACAGGACATAAAATTACAGCAATCGGTTTTCGTGAACCCTGCAAACATGGTTCGACAAGAAAATATTACCCATTCGGGTGGCCAAAGAAATGGAGAGATCAACCCAGAAGGACGAAAAATTTCCGTATCTGGGGTCATTAGGGATGTTCAGTCAACGGTTGTTGCAGAAGCCATTATTAAAGTAAAAAACCAATTAACTTCTGTATTATCCGATAAGGACGGAAAATATGTCATCGAAGCGAAAATCGGGGATACTTTGATTTTTTCCGCCCGAAATTTCAAAACAAAGGAGGTACTGGTTAATGGTGAAAAAAATGTTAATGTAACGCTAGTGCCGGGAGGGTAA